Genomic DNA from Haloarcula marina:
CACTGGGTCAGGAAGTCGATGTGCGCGAAGCCGTTGTGTTCGATGGCCTCGGCGATTATCTCCTTCGCCTGGTTGGGGTTGACCGCCGCGGTCCGGGCGATATAGGTCGCACCGGCGTTGAGCGACTGGCTCAGCGGCCGGATGGGCGACTTCGCCGACCCGTGTGGCTGGGTCTTGGACTTGTGGCCCTTCGGCGACGTTGGGGACGTCTGGCCCTTCGTCAGCCCGAAAATCTCGTTGTTGAACACGATGTACGTCATGTCGTGGTTCTCACGAGCCGTGTGGATGAGGTGGTTCCCACCGATACCGTAGCCGTCACCGTCACCGCCAGCGGCGATGACTTCGAGGTTCGGGTTGGCGAGTTTCGCGGCCCGGGCGACGGGCAGCGAGCGGCCGTGGATGGTGTGGAAGCCGTAGCTGTTGAAGTAGCTGTTGAGCTTCCCGGAACAGCCGATGCCCGTAAAGAGCGCGACTTCGTCGGGGTTCCTCCCGACTTCCGGCATGGCCTGCTTCAGCGCCTTGAGGACGCCGAAGTCACCACAGCCGGGACACCACGTCGCCTGCGGCTCGATGCCGGGCGTGAACTCGTCTCGGTCGATCTCGCGTTCTTCTCCGATTGCACTGAATGCACTCATAGTTAGTCACCCGCTGCGGGGAGGTACTTCATGTTGGTCGCGGCGAGGTCCTCGCCGTTGATGCTCGTCTCGAACCCGTCGACGATTTCGGCGGGTTCGAACGGATTGCCGTTGTACTTGAGGAGGCTCGACAGTTTCTCGCCGTACCGGCCGAGTTCCTTCTGGGTGAGCCCGCGGAACTGGGCGCTGGCGTTCATCTCGACGACGAGCGCTTCGTCGACGGATTCGAGCCACTCGCTGACCTCCTCGACGGGGTAAGGCATCATGTCGGAGACGCCCAGGGCCTTCACGGAGTGACCGTTCTCGTTGAGTCGGTCGACGGCCTCGAAGGCGGTGTCCTGCTGACTCCCCCAGACGAGGATACCGTAGTCGGCCTCGTCCGGACCGTGGTAGGTCTGGTGACCGGCGTTCTCGTCTAAGTCCGCGCGGATGTCGTCGAGCTTGTTCAGCCGACGGTTCATCTGCGCGATGCGGTTGTCGGGGTCCTCGCTGATGTGTCCGGACGGGTTGTGTTCGTTACCCGTCGCGAGGAAACGGCCGTCCTTCTGCCCGGGAATCGACCGCGGACTGACGTTCGAGCCGTCCTCCGGTTCGTGGAGGAAACGCTGGAACTTACCCGAGGAGTGGTGGGCCGCGTCCTGAATCTCTTCTTCGGTGAGGACCGACCCGGGGTCGGCGTTCGGTTCCTCGTCGAAGTGCGAGGCAGGCAGGTTCCGGAGTTCGCCCTGAATCTTCTGGTCGTAGATGACGATAGCCGGAATCTGGTACTCGTAGGCGATTCGGAACGCCGCACGGGTCTGTGTGTAACACTCGCGGATGTTCGCCGGAGCGAAGACCACGCGGGCGGAGTCGCCCTGCGACGTGTACAGGACGAACTCTAAGTCGGCCTGTTCGGGCTTGGTCGGCATCCCGGTCGACGGACCGGCACGCATCGCTTCGACCAGCACGATAGGCGTCTCGGTCATCTCCGCGAGGCCGAGCGGTTCGGACATCAGCGCGAAGCCACCGCCGGACGACCCGGACATGGACTTCACGCCAGCGTGGGACGCACCGAGCGCCAGCGCCGCCGCGGCGATTTCGTCCTCGACCTGCTCGGAGATACCGCCGAACTCGGGCAGGTGTTGGGACATGATGGTGAACACGTCGGTCCACGGGGTCATCGGGTAGCCCGAGATGAAGCGGCAGCCCTCGTCGAGCGCCCCGTAGGAGATGGCGTTCGACCCCGAGAGGATGACCTGTTCCTCGTCGTGGGAGTTCTCGGGAACCTCGATATCGTGGTCGATGTCGAGTTCCGACGCCGCGTCGTAGGCGTCCTGCAGAACGTTGAGGTTGGCTTCCTGCATGTCGCCAGCCATGTTCTGCTCGATGAGTTGTTCGAACTCTTCGGTGTCGATGTCGAGGATGGCCGCCGTCGCGCCGATACCGGCGGTGTTGCGCATAATCTCGCGGCCGTGTTCCTTGGCGATGCCCCGAAGGTCCATCGGGACGACGTGCCAGCCGTTCTCCTCGGCGGCCTCTTCGAGGCCGATTTCGTCGACGTCGTCCTCGTCGAGGAGGCCCTCGTCGTACAGGAGGACGCCGCCCTCGCGGAGTTCGTCGAAGTTCTCGTACAGCGGCTTCAGTTCCTCTTTGCCGTAGTACGCTTCTTCCTGCGGGTTGCGGGCGAAGGAGTCGCCCAGCGCCAGCAGGAAGTTGTAGCCGTCGCCGCGCGACTGGACGGGTTCGTCCTTCGCGCGTACTTCCACGTACGTGTGGCCGCCCCGGATGCGCGACGGGTAGTGACGATGTGTGAAAACGTGAAGTCCCGAACGCATCAGGGCCTTCGCGAAGTTCTGGCTGGTCGAGTCGATTCCGTCCCCGGAACCCCCAGCGATTCGCCAGATTAGCTCGTTGTCTGTCATGGTGAAATCCTCGGCCCCAGCTCTGGTGCCGTATCGGGAGATTGGGGGGGCATGACTAAAGATTTTCCACTACATCAAGGTATATTAATCGTTATTAATATCGCGGGGCGGCTCAGTTATCGTCTCCGCGCCAGAAACGAACTGTTTCGCCGTCGACTGGTTCGATGTGGACGCAAGGGCTAAGCGCCTCCCGCGCGAGTAATAACACATGGATGTCACTGACGGAACTCATCACCGGGGTTGAAGACCACGAGAAGACCCTCGCGGTGTTCAACGCCGACGCCCGGGTCGTGTCCGACCTGCGCGAGCAGTTCGCCGACCGCAACCTCGCGGTGACCGCGGAGCAGACGGTGAGCGGTCGCCCCGGGCAGTTCCTGACGCTGAGTGACGGCGACACCGTGCTCACGGCCACAGACCTCGACAGTTTCTACGAGACGCTCGAGAGCCACGACGGCCACCTGTCGACGACGCACACCGGGTATCGGACCGTCCTCGACTACCTCGACGAGACGATGTTCACGTCGTGGTCCATCGGTCGGATGGTCGCCGCCTCTCGCGAAATCGAGGACCGGGCGTGGCGCGTCGGCAACGGGTCGCTCCACGCCGGGTTCCAGACGCTGTCCACCCTGGAAGGCGAGTTGGACCTCTACGAACGCCTCGGCGACTCGGACGTGGACGTCCACGCCTACGCCGTCCCCGACATCGACCCGCCGGACCAGAGCGCCTTCACGCTCCACCTCGAACGCACGCAGGAGATAGCGGACTCGTGGTTCGTCGTCTTCGACGGCGGCGACGACCCGAGCCAGAAGTGTGCGCTCCTCGCCGAGGAGCGGGAACCGCGGAAGTTCTACGGCTTCTGGACCTACGACGAATCGACGGTCGACTGGATAATCGAGCATCTGGAGACGAGTTACGGATTCGTGGATAGCGAGGCTTGAACGGAGTGACAGCCCCGACGCGGAACGGCGAAGGGAATGAGCCCCTGAGCAATAGGGTGGTGCAGTAGCGCGGAATCAGACGCTTCGAGGCCCCACCAATACTCCAGTCATCCGGAGAAACCGACGATGAGCGACGACCCCGACGCCTACCGCATCGACGAGACCGGCCAGCGAGTGAACGCGCTCGAACTCGACTGCCACCTCTTTTTCGGCGTCTGGAGCGTCGTCGAGAAGACGGGCGAGCGCTGGACCGTCCGGAACGCGGACGGCGAGACGCTCACGCTCGTTCCCGAGCCCTGACGCCGTTCACGCGAGGTCCTCGAACACCGAGAGGTCGTGCCCCAGGATGATTTCCGCGCCCGTCTCGCGCTGGACGTTCCGACACCGTTCCAGACTCTCCTTCCACGCGCCGTTGTTCCAGAGGAGACTCGTCGCCATCGGCGCGCCCTCGTAGTTGGCCTCGACGTAGGCCTCGTCGCCGACGACCAACAGCGGGTCGCCCTCTCGCTCGATGAGTGCGCCGAGCAGACCGGGCGTGTGGCCGGGGAGGTGGAGCAGTTCCACGCCGTCGGCGAGGCGGTAGCCGTCGCCGTGGACGACCTGCCAGTTCAGGTCGTGGTCGAAGTCGCTGGCGAGGTACGCGATGGACCCCTCCGCCGTCTTCGCGCTGAAGTACGCGAACGGGAGTTCCTCGCGGTGGACGTAAATCGGGGTGTCCGTCCCGGCGAAGTTGTAGAGGCCGCCAGCGTGGTCGAGGTGGAGGTGGCTCATCACCACGGCGTCGATGTCCGAGAGGGAGTACCCCGCGGCGGCGAGGTCGTCAGAGAGCGAGTGGTCGGCCGCGTCGACATGGGCGAACGCCTCGTACAGGGGGTCGGGCCAGTAGCCGTCGCCTGCGTCCGGATGGGACCCCGTATCCCAGAGAATCGTCGTCTCCGGCGTCTCGATGACGAGGTTCCAGACGACGTACGTCTCGTACTCGTGGGCAGGGTCGCGGTTCGACGCGGTCGCCACGCTGGTCCCGTCGACGACGAAGTTCCGGTCGGCCTGTACCCGCCCGCGGTCGAGGAACGTGATGGTTGTGTCGACCATACAGTACGTACGGGTCGAACGTCGATAAGGTGCATCCCCGACACAGTCGGGTCGGCCGCCGTTCGCCGACCGGTCGGGGTCGCCGCCGTCCGCCCCAATAAGTATTGGTTTCGAGGTGGTAAGAGAGTGGTATGTATCGCCACAGTTCTCGGCTGTCGAAGCCGATTCCCGATGGTAGGTGGTGGCCGTGACACGGCTCAAACGAACCAGCGCGGCGGCGACGATTGCGGCGACGGGGGTTCTCGTCGCCGTGCCGAACGCACGGGCGTTCACGGGACCGCTGGATACGAGCGGGACCGTACTCGCCGTCCTCGGGATAGTCATCGGCGTCGTCCTCTTCGGCGGCGCGGCGCTCCTCGTCGGGACCGACATCTCGACGGGCCACGTCGTCCGCGTCGCCGGGTGGAACGCCCTCGGCGTCGTCGTTCTCGGGATAGTGCTGGGGCTGGCGTCGACGACGGGCGACGTGACGCTGCCAGCGTACGTCGCCGCGGGCGTCCTCGGCGTCAGCGCCGTGGCCCACGTCCTCATCGGAATCAACGACGTGCGGCGAATCCGCGCGACCGAACTGGCGCGGGAACGGGAGAAGTTGGCGGTCCTGAACCGTCTCGCGCGGCACAACCTTCGGAACGACGCGCAGGTGCTCGCTGGCGTCGCGGACCTCTACGGGGCCGACGTGGATTTGGCGGTTCGGGAACAAGCGAGCGAACGGGTCGAAGCGGTCAGCCAGAGCCTCGGGTCGATGAGCACACGTCTCAAAGAGATGCAGGCAATCGTCGACGACGGGGCGTCCCCGACGGCGCGCTCGCTCCCCGACCTCGTGGACGGCGTCGTCGCCGACTGCCGGGCGGACTACCCGGAGGCGACCATCGAGGCCGAGGTTCCGGACGTGTCCGTTCTCGCGACGACCCACCTGTCGACGTCGCTCAGACACCTCGTCGAGAACGCCATCGTCCACACGGACGAACAGACGGTACGCGTCACCGCCGAGCGCGACGACCAAGCCGTGACGCTGGTCGTCGAGGACGACGGGCCGGGAATCCCGGAAGTGGAGCGACAGATTCTGACCGGCGAACGCGACCGGACGCAGGTCGAACACGCCAGCGGACTGGGGCTCTGGGTCGTGAAGACGGCGGTCGAAGAACTCGGCGGCGAACTCGGGTTCGGCGATAGCGACGAGACCGGCGGCGAAGTCAGACTCCGACTGCCGGTCGCATAAGCTGGGGACGGGGATTTCGAGGGGTTACTGCGGCGCTTGTCGGTAGATGAGGTTGCGCTGGATGTCGTTGGCACCCTCGTAGATGACCGGAATCCGCACGTCGCGGTAGACGCGGGAGATGCGGTTCTCGGTCAGGACCGAGCGGCCGCCGTGGAGTTGCATCCCCTTCTCGGCGCAGTCCATCGCGGCTTCGGTCGCTTCGGTCTTGGCGAGGGCCGCCCAGTACCCGGCGTTCTCCTGATTGGCGACGCGGTCGGCGGCGTCCCACGTGAGCGAGCGCGCGGACTGGAAGGCCAAGTGCATGTCCGCGAGTTTGTGCTGGACTGCTTGGAATTCGTCGACGGTCTTGCCGAACGCCTCGCGGTCGTGGACGAACTCCCAGGCCTCCTCGATGGCCGCGGCGGCCATCCCGAGGCCGTGACCCGCGACGATGACGCGGCCGTGGTTAAAGAACTCCGCGAGCATGTAGAAGCCCGCGCCCTCGACGCCGACGAGGTTCTCCTCTGGGATGCGGCAGTCTTCGAGGACGATGTGGCCCTGCTTGGAGGCGCGGAAGCCCATCTTCTCGGGGATGTGCTCGGCGTGGTAGCCGGGGGCGTCCGTCGGCACGATGAACATCGAGTAGTTGCCGTAGCGGTTGTTCGGGTCGTCGCCGGTCTTCGCGTACAGCGTGAGCCAGTCGGCCTCGACGGCGTTACCGACCCAGTACTTCTCGCCGTTGATGACCCACTCGTCGCCGTCCTTCTCGGCGCTGGTGGTCATCCCCGCGAGGTCGCTCCCGGTCTGCGGTTCAGACACCGCGAGGCCCGTAATCTGGTCGTTCTGGGCGACCGGCTTCAGGAACTCCTCGTGCTGCCACTCCGCGCCGTGGTCCTCGACGATTTCCGCGCCGAAACTCGCCAACTGGAGCGTCAGCGCGATACCGGCGTCGGCCTTGTAGAACTCCTCGGCGATGGCGAGCACTTGGTGGAGGTCGAACCCCTTGCCGCCGAGGTCCTCGCCGAGGTCCTGCGCGACGAGTCCGGCGTCCATCCCGGCTTCGAGAATCTCCCACGGGTACTCGCCCGACGCGTAGTAGTCGGCGGCGTTCGGCTCGATGTGTTCCTGCGCGAACTCGCGGGCTTCCTGTTTGACCTCGCGAGCGTGTTCCGGCACTGGGTGGTCCGAGAGTAGCTCCATGCAACCCTCCAAGGCGGGAACCACCATATAATTCGTGAAACTCAGACAAACCTCAGCTAAGTTGTTTCAATGTGCCATCGCTGTCGCGGCCACCACGCTTTTTTTTAGAAAAGTGGTAACTAATTGGCATGGAGCGACGAGAATACTTGGCAGTCGGCGCAGGCCTCGGTACGGCCGCGTTGAGTGGCTGTTCCGGGTTTTTCGCCGCCGCAGAGACGCCCGAACCAAGCGTTCCGAGCGAGGAACTCCAGTCAGAAGGGTGGAAACGGAGCGCCGAGAACAGCGGCACGGTGCTAGAGGAGAGTTACGGACCGGTCACACTCCGGGCCGTCCAGCACACCCTCCAGTTTCAGGACGCGGCGTTGCGACAGCAGGTGTCCGACCGGACCCTCGGACAGGTCGAGACGTCGCTCGCGGTGTGGTTCGCCTCCCGAATCGACTTCAGCCCGAATCTCGATAACCTCCCGGCGGGGGCCGGGCAAGCCGAAATCGTCGACCAGGTCCGGGCGAACGCCCGCGAACAGTTCGAACAGCAGATGCGGAATCAGGGCTTGACCGACATCCGAGAAACCGGGAGCGGGACCCTCGACATCGACACCGGCGAGACGGCCGAAACGGTCGAACTGAGCGCGGTGTACCCCTTCGAGGGCGTCACGTTCGACATCACGGACTCCGAAAGCGTCGAAATCCCGGCCGAAGACATCGGCATCGGCGCTGTACTCGCCGTCTGGCACCACGGCGACTACGTCCTCGTCTCCGGCGGGGCGTTCCCGGCACAGAACTTCGCGGAGACCATCGAGAGCGAACTGACCAACGGCATCGCCGTCTCGGTGGACGTGGACCTCGGTCTCACGCCGGACGCCTACCGAGAAGAAGTTCGCTCGCTCACCGCGGGCGTCCAGTAGCTTACGACTCGGGCGCGGCGTCGTCCGGGACTCGACCCTCGACGAGCGATTCGTCGCCGTATTCGGCCCGTAACGCCTGTTTGTTGAACTTCCCGGTGGCCGTCTTCGGGACTTCCTCGATTGTGACGACTGCGTCCGGAACCCACCACTTCGGGTACTCCGCGAGGATGTGGTCGCGCAACTCGTCGTCGAGCGCGCTGGTGTCGGCCCCGTCCACCGGAACGACGAGGGCGAGCGGACGCTCCTGCCAGCGCTCGTGCGGCACGCCGATGACCGCCGCCTCCGCGACGGCGTCGTGGGCCATCAACGCGTTCTCTAGCTCCTGTGAGGATATCCACTCGCCGCCGCTCTTGATGACGTCTTTCGCGCGGTCCACGATTTTGATGTAGCCGTCCTCGTCGACGGAAACCACGTCGCCGGTCTTCAGGTACCCGTCCTCGAACTCCTCCTCGGTGGCCTCCGGGCGCGCGAAGTACTCGGTCGTGACCCACGGGCCGCGGATGTGGAGTTCCCCGAAGGCCTCGCCGTCCTGGGGAACGTCGTTGCCGTCGTCGTCGATGACCCGATACTCCAGTCCGGGGGTGATGAGACCCTGCTTGGACCGCTTTTCGAGTTGCGTCTCGTAGTCTGCGTCTTCGAGGTCAGATTTGAGGTGGGCGACACTGCCGACCGGCGATGTCTCGGTCATACCCCACGCGTGGACGAGTTCGACACCGTGGTCGTCGAAGAACCGAATCATCGCTTCGGGGGCGGCGCTTCCGCCGACGACGAGGCGGTCCAGCGTGGAGAGGTCCACGTCGTTCTCTTTGACGTACTCCATCAGGCCGAGCCACACCGTCGGAACGCCAGCGGTGACGGTGACGCCCTCCTCCTCGATGAGTCGGGCGAGGTCGGCGGGTTCGGGTTGCGGGCCGGGGTAGACGTGTTTCGCCCCGCCCGCCGTCGCCGAGAAGGGCAGGCCCCAGGCGTTGACGTGGAACATCGGGACCACGGGCATCATCACGTCGTCGTCGGCCAGCGGAATCCCCTGTGGGGACTGGATGGCCATCGTGTGCGACCACAGCATCTGCTGGGTGTACTCGACGCCCTTCGGTTGGCCGGTGGTCCCCGACGTGTAACAGAGGCCCGCCGGTCGCTCCTCCTCCAGCGCGGGCCAGTCGTACTCGGTGGCGTGCCCCTCGACGAACGACTCGTAGGCGACGGCGTCGAGGTCCGTCTCCGGAACCGACTCGCCCATGACGACGAACTGCTCGACGGAGTCGAACGGGTCGGGGTCGTCGGCCACCGCGCCTTCCAGTTTCGGCAGGAAGGAGGCGTCGACGAAGATGGCGCGGTCCTGTGCGTTCTCGACGATGTACTGGACGTGCTTATCGGGGAGGAGCGGATTTATGGTGTGGAGTTGCGCGCCCATCGACGGAACGCCGAAGTACGTCTCGAAGTGTCGATGGTGGTTCCAACAGAAGGTCCCGATTCGGTCACCGTCGCCGAACCCCGCCGCAGACAGGGCGTTGGCG
This window encodes:
- a CDS encoding 2-oxoacid:acceptor oxidoreductase subunit alpha, with the protein product MTDNELIWRIAGGSGDGIDSTSQNFAKALMRSGLHVFTHRHYPSRIRGGHTYVEVRAKDEPVQSRGDGYNFLLALGDSFARNPQEEAYYGKEELKPLYENFDELREGGVLLYDEGLLDEDDVDEIGLEEAAEENGWHVVPMDLRGIAKEHGREIMRNTAGIGATAAILDIDTEEFEQLIEQNMAGDMQEANLNVLQDAYDAASELDIDHDIEVPENSHDEEQVILSGSNAISYGALDEGCRFISGYPMTPWTDVFTIMSQHLPEFGGISEQVEDEIAAAALALGASHAGVKSMSGSSGGGFALMSEPLGLAEMTETPIVLVEAMRAGPSTGMPTKPEQADLEFVLYTSQGDSARVVFAPANIRECYTQTRAAFRIAYEYQIPAIVIYDQKIQGELRNLPASHFDEEPNADPGSVLTEEEIQDAAHHSSGKFQRFLHEPEDGSNVSPRSIPGQKDGRFLATGNEHNPSGHISEDPDNRIAQMNRRLNKLDDIRADLDENAGHQTYHGPDEADYGILVWGSQQDTAFEAVDRLNENGHSVKALGVSDMMPYPVEEVSEWLESVDEALVVEMNASAQFRGLTQKELGRYGEKLSSLLKYNGNPFEPAEIVDGFETSINGEDLAATNMKYLPAAGD
- a CDS encoding thiamine pyrophosphate-dependent enzyme, with product MSAFSAIGEEREIDRDEFTPGIEPQATWCPGCGDFGVLKALKQAMPEVGRNPDEVALFTGIGCSGKLNSYFNSYGFHTIHGRSLPVARAAKLANPNLEVIAAGGDGDGYGIGGNHLIHTARENHDMTYIVFNNEIFGLTKGQTSPTSPKGHKSKTQPHGSAKSPIRPLSQSLNAGATYIARTAAVNPNQAKEIIAEAIEHNGFAHIDFLTQCPTWNKDAKHYVPYTDVQQSDDYDFDLSDRTEAAEMMRQTEEKLYEGEVLTGRMYVEDARPSYGEEKQAIGEMPEEPLAERYFDEDAEWERTYDNLLEHHK
- a CDS encoding acyl-CoA dehydrogenase family protein; the encoded protein is MELLSDHPVPEHAREVKQEAREFAQEHIEPNAADYYASGEYPWEILEAGMDAGLVAQDLGEDLGGKGFDLHQVLAIAEEFYKADAGIALTLQLASFGAEIVEDHGAEWQHEEFLKPVAQNDQITGLAVSEPQTGSDLAGMTTSAEKDGDEWVINGEKYWVGNAVEADWLTLYAKTGDDPNNRYGNYSMFIVPTDAPGYHAEHIPEKMGFRASKQGHIVLEDCRIPEENLVGVEGAGFYMLAEFFNHGRVIVAGHGLGMAAAAIEEAWEFVHDREAFGKTVDEFQAVQHKLADMHLAFQSARSLTWDAADRVANQENAGYWAALAKTEATEAAMDCAEKGMQLHGGRSVLTENRISRVYRDVRIPVIYEGANDIQRNLIYRQAPQ
- a CDS encoding long-chain fatty acid--CoA ligase, translating into MPGGSPQTLRPFLTRAAQLYPETEIVSRTHEGMVRYDYDEYADRAAQLANALSAAGFGDGDRIGTFCWNHHRHFETYFGVPSMGAQLHTINPLLPDKHVQYIVENAQDRAIFVDASFLPKLEGAVADDPDPFDSVEQFVVMGESVPETDLDAVAYESFVEGHATEYDWPALEEERPAGLCYTSGTTGQPKGVEYTQQMLWSHTMAIQSPQGIPLADDDVMMPVVPMFHVNAWGLPFSATAGGAKHVYPGPQPEPADLARLIEEEGVTVTAGVPTVWLGLMEYVKENDVDLSTLDRLVVGGSAAPEAMIRFFDDHGVELVHAWGMTETSPVGSVAHLKSDLEDADYETQLEKRSKQGLITPGLEYRVIDDDGNDVPQDGEAFGELHIRGPWVTTEYFARPEATEEEFEDGYLKTGDVVSVDEDGYIKIVDRAKDVIKSGGEWISSQELENALMAHDAVAEAAVIGVPHERWQERPLALVVPVDGADTSALDDELRDHILAEYPKWWVPDAVVTIEEVPKTATGKFNKQALRAEYGDESLVEGRVPDDAAPES
- a CDS encoding sensor histidine kinase; this encodes MTRLKRTSAAATIAATGVLVAVPNARAFTGPLDTSGTVLAVLGIVIGVVLFGGAALLVGTDISTGHVVRVAGWNALGVVVLGIVLGLASTTGDVTLPAYVAAGVLGVSAVAHVLIGINDVRRIRATELAREREKLAVLNRLARHNLRNDAQVLAGVADLYGADVDLAVREQASERVEAVSQSLGSMSTRLKEMQAIVDDGASPTARSLPDLVDGVVADCRADYPEATIEAEVPDVSVLATTHLSTSLRHLVENAIVHTDEQTVRVTAERDDQAVTLVVEDDGPGIPEVERQILTGERDRTQVEHASGLGLWVVKTAVEELGGELGFGDSDETGGEVRLRLPVA
- a CDS encoding N-acyl homoserine lactonase family protein, translated to MVDTTITFLDRGRVQADRNFVVDGTSVATASNRDPAHEYETYVVWNLVIETPETTILWDTGSHPDAGDGYWPDPLYEAFAHVDAADHSLSDDLAAAGYSLSDIDAVVMSHLHLDHAGGLYNFAGTDTPIYVHREELPFAYFSAKTAEGSIAYLASDFDHDLNWQVVHGDGYRLADGVELLHLPGHTPGLLGALIEREGDPLLVVGDEAYVEANYEGAPMATSLLWNNGAWKESLERCRNVQRETGAEIILGHDLSVFEDLA
- a CDS encoding DICT sensory domain-containing protein, which gives rise to MSLTELITGVEDHEKTLAVFNADARVVSDLREQFADRNLAVTAEQTVSGRPGQFLTLSDGDTVLTATDLDSFYETLESHDGHLSTTHTGYRTVLDYLDETMFTSWSIGRMVAASREIEDRAWRVGNGSLHAGFQTLSTLEGELDLYERLGDSDVDVHAYAVPDIDPPDQSAFTLHLERTQEIADSWFVVFDGGDDPSQKCALLAEEREPRKFYGFWTYDESTVDWIIEHLETSYGFVDSEA